Part of the Cryptosporangium arvum DSM 44712 genome, AAATCTCGATATCAACCTGGCACATCAAGCATGCCTGCAGGCCACGGCCCCGCAGGGCGCGACCCGCTCCCTCAGCCTGTGGACAACGCCTTGTTGGGCGCTCAAGGACGCTGTTAGCCTGCCCGTTTGCCGGTCCTGGTTGTTCTCGTCGGATTTCCCGTCAGACCAGCCGGGGGCGTTCGGCCTGGTAGGTCCGTTGGCGGGCGCCCGCCCGACACGCCGTCGGAGTCAGGGCACGAAATGTCCGGTTCAGATCAAGGCCCGAGCACTATACACAGGGTGTGGAAACCGGTGTGGACAGTGCATCGGCCGCCCGAGAGCGACGCTATCTACCAGGGGGAATGGTGACCGACGAGAGCGTTGATCTCGAAGGCATCTGGACTGCGGCCACGGAAAGCCTGGCCGACCAGGACCTGAGTCCCCAGCAGCGGGCCTGGCTGCGGCTCACGCGGCCGTTGGCGCTGGTCGAAGACACCGCGTTGCTGGCCGCACCGAACCAGTTCGCGAAGGATGCCTTCGAGAGTCGGCTACGCGGTGTGATCACCGACGCCATCTCGCGGCAGCTCGGGCGAACGGTGAACGTGGCCGTGACAGTGCGGGTGCCGGTCGAGTCCCAGACGATGGAACTCCACGTTCTCGACCTCCCGCCGGTCGACAACTACCGCCCCGACAGCTACCCGCCCGGTCGGTACGAGCCCGACCGGGGTGTGGAGTACGGCGGCGCGCGCGGAGAGCTCGAGTTCCCGACGCAGTCCGGCGGTAGCTACCGCCCGGAGTCGTTCCGCCCGTACGGCGAGAGCGCCCCGCCCTCGGTGCCGGTCTCGCCGGCGCCCACCACGTACGGCAGCGCGACCGAGCGCTACCGGCCGCGCCCCGACGACCACGACCGGCCCGACGCCCGCCGGCCGGATCCGTACCTGCCCGATCAACACGGGCGCAACGACCCACACGTCCGCAACGAGGAACTCGGCCACGCCGAAGAGATCGCGCCGCCCGACGCGTCGATCCCGGGCGCGGCCGACTCCGCCGATCCGCTGGCGCCGTCGGAGCGGGGCCGCGGCCGGCACGCCGCCGGCTCGTCGGAGGTCGAGGTTCCCCACCCGTCGGCACCGCCGGTCGGCACCGGAACCACCGGGAGCGCGAGCGTCGTGGGCACCGCCGGTATCCCCGGCTACGCGCCGCCGTCGTTCCCGGAGCAGCCGTCGTACCGCGCGCCCGGTCCCTACGGCGGAGCACGCCCGGGCGGCTTCGAGCCCTATGACGGTGGCAACTATCCGCAGAACTTCGACAACCGCGGCCGGCACCACACTCCGCCGTTCGGCACGGACGCACCGAACGGCGGCGAGTCGTCGACCAACCGCGGCATCCGGCGCGGGGAGACCCCACGGCCCACCGAGCCCGCCCGGCTGAACCCGAAGTACACGTTCGACACGTTCGTCATCGGCTCGTCGAACCGCTTCGCGCACGCCGCGGCGGTCGCGGTCGCCGAGGCGCCGGCCAAGGCGTACAACCCGCTGTTCGTCTACGGCGGCTCAGGGCTGGGCAAGACCCACCTGCTGCACGCGATCGGGCACTACGCGCAGTCGCTCGGCAACGCCCGCGCGGTGCGGTACGTCTCCACCGAGGAATTCACCAACGACTTCATCAACTCGCTGCGCGACGACAAGACCCAGGCGTTCCAGCGCCGTTACCGCGACGTCGACATCCTGCTCGTCGACGACATCCAGTTCTTGGAGAGCCGGGAGCGGACGCAGGAGGAGTTCTTCCACACCTTCAACACGCTCCACAACGCCAACAAGCAGATCGTCATCAGCTCCGACCGCTCGCCCAAGGAGCTGTCGACGCTCGAGGAGCGGCTGCGGACCCGGTTCACCTGGGGTCTGCTCACCGACATCCAGCCGCCTGACCTCGAAACCCGGATCGCGATCCTCCGGAAGAAGGCGGCGATGGAGCGTCTCGCCGCTCCGCCCGAGGTGCTGGAGTTCATCGCCAGCAAGATCCAGTCGAACATCCGTGAGCTCGAGGGCGCTCTGATC contains:
- the dnaA gene encoding chromosomal replication initiator protein DnaA; the protein is MVTDESVDLEGIWTAATESLADQDLSPQQRAWLRLTRPLALVEDTALLAAPNQFAKDAFESRLRGVITDAISRQLGRTVNVAVTVRVPVESQTMELHVLDLPPVDNYRPDSYPPGRYEPDRGVEYGGARGELEFPTQSGGSYRPESFRPYGESAPPSVPVSPAPTTYGSATERYRPRPDDHDRPDARRPDPYLPDQHGRNDPHVRNEELGHAEEIAPPDASIPGAADSADPLAPSERGRGRHAAGSSEVEVPHPSAPPVGTGTTGSASVVGTAGIPGYAPPSFPEQPSYRAPGPYGGARPGGFEPYDGGNYPQNFDNRGRHHTPPFGTDAPNGGESSTNRGIRRGETPRPTEPARLNPKYTFDTFVIGSSNRFAHAAAVAVAEAPAKAYNPLFVYGGSGLGKTHLLHAIGHYAQSLGNARAVRYVSTEEFTNDFINSLRDDKTQAFQRRYRDVDILLVDDIQFLESRERTQEEFFHTFNTLHNANKQIVISSDRSPKELSTLEERLRTRFTWGLLTDIQPPDLETRIAILRKKAAMERLAAPPEVLEFIASKIQSNIRELEGALIRVTAFASLNRQPVDLGLAEIVLKDLIPEGGGPEITAATIMAATAEYFSVSMDDLCGSSRSRVLVNARQVAMYLCRELTDLSLPRIGQAFGGRDHTTVMHADRKIRQMMAERRSLYNQIAELTNRIKQRAQQQ